The following are encoded together in the Populus trichocarpa isolate Nisqually-1 chromosome 5, P.trichocarpa_v4.1, whole genome shotgun sequence genome:
- the LOC112327618 gene encoding probable protein phosphatase 2C 55 — protein sequence MKGIDSGIFARELMSNYLTALRSLKPKGDVNLKKILLKAHSKTVALGSSTACVVTLKRDRLCYANVGDSGFMVFRGKRLVYRSPTQHSFFNYPFSLGNWVQKGKRRASVFLGEFDVEQGDIVVAGTDGLFDNLFGSEIEEILQEHGGRSCPQALAWTIATVASMNSTSEDYDSPFAVAAESEGIEHIFFGLTRMRRMKSTGRRQQTVAHSFSSSKEDISLGADHDDAFAPPCDASSSTAVSQCRSEIPDQAELKLL from the exons ATGAAAGGAATTGATTCTGGGATTTTCGCAAGAGAACTTATGTCCAATTATCTCACAGCTCTTCGATCCTTGAAGCCTAAAGGGGATgttaatctcaagaaaatattgttaaaaGCGCATTCCAAGACTGTTGCTTTAGGATCATCCACTGCTTGTGTTGTTACCCTTAAAAGAGACCGATTGTGTTATGCCAACGTGGGTGATAGCGGTTTCATGGTTTTCAGAGGGAAAAGGCTTGTTTACAGGTCACCGACACAGCACAGCTTTTTCAACTACCCTTTTTCGTTGGGGAATTGGGTTCAGAAGGGTAAGCGCCGGGCTTCGGTTTTCCTTGGTGAATTTGATGTGGAGCAGGGGGATATTGTGGTTGCTGGTACCGATGGATTGTTCGATAATCTTTTCGGCTCTGAGATCGAGGAGATTCTTCAAGAACATGGAGGAAGATCTTGTCCTCAGGCTCTTGCCTGGACCATTGCAACTGTTGCGTCCATGAATTCAACCAGCGAGGATTATGACTCTCCCTTTGCAGTTGCTGCTGAGTCTGAAGGAATCGAGcacattttttttgggttgacccgg atgcgtcgAATGAAATCTACAGGACGTCGTCAGCAGACGGTTGCACATAGTTTTTCTAGCAGCAAGGAGGACAtctccttaggtgctgatcacgacgATGCATTTGCGCCACCGTGTGATGCTTCCTCTTCTACCGCGGTTTCACAgtgcagaagcg